Genomic segment of Blastocatellia bacterium:
GGCTCATCGCTCGCCTCATCTGGTCCGGCGATATGTGAGCAGCGCCGAACGACGGGGCGTCAAAGTATTCATCGTGGGCGCCGGAGGAGCGGCGGCGCTGCCGGGCGTGGTGGCGGCGGAGACCACGCTGCCGGTCATCGGTGTCCCCATGCCATCGTCGCTGTCGGGATTGGATTCGTTGTGCTCCATTGTTCAGATGCCGAGCGGTGTGCCCGTTGCCACGATGGCCATCGGGCGGGCCGGGGCCCTCAACGCTGCTATTCTGGCCGTGCAGATACTGGCTGCCGGTGGCGATGCTCGTTTACACGACAAGCTCAAACGGTTCAAGAAGCATCTGGCGACGAAAGTCGCGGCGCGATCGCAGGAAGCCAAGCGCCGGGTCGCCGCCGAGGTGAAGACTGTAGTATAAGACCCTGGGCCTTATGAGGCGCGCCCAAGCAGAGTCTCGACAAGGGAACCCGAGCGGATGATCGTTTCGTGGCGTTCCGCCCCGGTGGAGATGAGCGAAATCGGACAGCCGACGAGTTCGCTCAATCGCTGAATATAGGCTTGCGCGCGGTCGGGTAGGTGCTCGTACTCAACAATTCCGGCGGTGCTCGTCTGCCATCCGGCGACGGTCTCGTAGATCGGCTGGCAGCGATCGAGAACTTCTGCCGATTCCGGATACTCGCTCAGGCTCTTGCCGCGATGGCGATAGCCGACACAGATCTTGATCTCGGGCAGGGGATCGAGCACGTCGAGCTTGGTCAGAGCCAGCTCGCTATAGCCGTTGATGAGCATGGAGTAGCGAACGGCGAAGGCGTCGAACCAGCCGCAGCGTCGTGGACGTCCGGTGGTCGCTCCGTACTCGCCGCCCCCTTTTTGCAACAGATCGCCGATCTCATCCTTCAGCTCGGTGGGGAAGGGCCCTTCTCCCACGCGAGTGCAATAGGCTTTCATCACGCCGATGATGGCTCCCAGGCGCAGCGGAGAAACTCCCGTTCCCGATGCGACGCCTCCCGCCGTCGCCGTGGAGGACGTTACAAACGGGTAGGTTCCGTGATCAATATCGAGCATCGTTCCCTGCGCCCCCTCGAACAGGATCGTTTTCCCCCGGTCCAGAGCCGCGTTGAGATACGACGCCGTATCCGCGATGAACGGAGCCAGTCGCTCGGCCACGCTGAGGTACCGCTGGGAGATCGAAGCGACATCCAGGGTATCCGCTCCAAACGCCGCGAGGATCCGATTGATATGGGTGACGTGATCCACGATTTTTTCTTTCAGCCGTGGGGGGTCCAGCAGATCACCCACGCGCAGTCCCCGGCGCCCGTGCTTGAACTCGTAGGCCGGACCGATACCCCGCATCGTTGTTCCGACGCGCCGGTCTCCCAGTTGCTCTTCGAGAACCGCTTCAAAGGCGCGATGGGACGGCAAAATGAGATGCGCGCGATTGCTCAGCAGTAATCGTTCCGGCGTGATGCGAATCCCGCGCTGACTCAGATGGTCCATCTCTTCGACGAGGGCCACGGGATCAACCACGACGCCGTTGCCGATGACGCAGACCTTCTCCTCATGCAGGATTCCCGAGGGGATCAGATGCAGCACGAACTTCTGCCCACCCGTGATCACCGTATGGCCGGCGTTGTGTCCTCCCTGATAGCGGGCGATGATGTCGAATCGCTCCGCGAGCAAATCCACGATCTTGCCCTTGCCCTCGTCGCCCCATTGAGCCCCGACAACGGCAACGTTGGTCATGATCGGTGAGCGAACGCGAAGAATTTCTCGTGGCGGCGGGATGGACGCATCCCGGCGCTCACGAGCCCGTCCGGATGCCCTCACCCCAGATGGGCGTTAATCATTCGGACGATGTTCTCTTTGGAGGTCACGCCGATGATGCGGTCCTTTTCCTGCCCGTCCTTGAACAGGATGAGCGTCGGGATGCCCCGGATCCCGTAGACGCTCGGCGTGTTCGGGCTGTCATCCACATTCATCTTGGCGACCTTGATCTTTCCTTGATACTCCTCGGCGATGGCTTCGACGGTGGGCGCAAGCACCCGACAGGGGGCGCACCATTCGGCCCAAAAGTCAATCAGCACGGGAATGGGTGACTCGAGAACTTCCTGACGAAAATTCGCATCCGTGACTTCGACGAGATGACCTGCCATCGTTCCTTCCTCCCTCAATCGAGCGCAAGCCTTTCCGCCTGCGCCGTGTTATGGTTGCATCAGCTTCCGCCGCCGGATGTCCGAGCGATGGAGCGCGTGATGCGTTCGTAGAGTTCGAGATAGCATTCAGCCGAACGATCCCAGGAAAAATCGGCGCGCATTCCGTTCTCCATAAGAACGCGCCAGAGATCCCGGCGAGCATAGATCGAGAGCGCCTCAGCGATTTTTGCCATCAGCGCCTCGGCACGATATTCGGAGAATTTGAAGCCGTTTCCCCGGAGCGTCTGAGGATCGAAATTCTCGATCGTATCGTCGAGTCCACCGGTGGCCCGGACGATCGGCACCGTTCCGTACTTGAGGCTGTACATCTGATTGAGCCCCGAGGGCTCATAGCGCGACGGCATGAGAAACATATCGGCTCCGGCTTCGATCTTGTGTGCCAGTTCGTGACTGAATCCGAGATAGACGCCGACGCGGTCCGGAAATCGTGCTCTCAGTGAGTGGAAGAACTGTTCCAGGTCGGTATCTCCGGTCCCCAGGATGACAAGGGCGAGATCGTGATTCATGATCTCGGAGGCTGCCTGCCGAATGAGATCGAATCCTTTCTGCTGCACCAGCCGCGAGATGCAACCGATGATGGGCCGCTCCGGGTTCGGGTCGAGGTGAAACCGCTCTATCAGATCGGCCTTACAGATGCGCTTGCCGCCCAGATCGTCGGGCGAGTACCGGGCAGCCAGATAGGGATCCGTCGCCGGATTCCACTCGTCATAGTCCACGCCGTTGAGAATTCCCACCAGATCCTTCCGCCGGCTGCGCAGCAGGCCATCCAGCCCGCAGCCATACTCCGGCGTTTGAATCTCCTCGGCATACTTACGGCTCACCGTCGAGAGGGCCGTGGCGGCGACAATCCCGGCCTTCATCGCGCTGGCCCGGCCGTAAAACTCCACGCCGTCTTCCGTCCGATAGACCTCCCGCGGGAATCCGAACCGCTCCAGCAGATGAGGATCGAACAACCCTTGATAGGCCAGATTGTGGATGGTGAAGAGCGTGGCCGTTTGGCCGATGTGGGGATCGCCTCGATACACCTCCCGCAGGTAGAGCGGGATGAATCCCGTTTGCCAATCGTTACAGTGGATGACCTGAGGCGGGGCTTCCAACCGGCGGACCAGTTCCAGGACGGCCCGGGAGAAAAAAGCAAACCGTTCGGCGTTGTCAGGATACTCTTCTGCGGGAGTCGGCCCGTAGATGCCGGGACGATCAAAATAGTGCGGTGCGTCGAGCAGGTACACGGGCACTCCGCGCGAATCATCACGATAAACGCTCACGACCTGCTGGCCGAAGGCGAAGGGAACGCTCAGATCGGCGATCACCTGATGGCCGCTGCGTCCGGCGACTTCCTGGCGATACCGGGGCATGACGATGCTCACATCCACACCGAGCCGGACGAGGGCCTTGGGCAGCGCCGCCGAGACATCAGCCAATCCCCCCGTCTTGGCATAAGGAGTCACTTCCGGCGAGGCAAAGATCACCCGCATCCGCTTCATGCCCGTCCTCTCAGGTTGGGCAGCACACGCACCTTTTCTCGCTTCACAAAGTCAGCAATGGTACGTGTCGGCCAACGACGTTGTCAAGCACGCGCACAGGCCGCGCCACACTCCCGGAAAAGCGGAGACTACCATCCTGCCCTTTGGAGGACGGAAGGTAACGGCTTCCGATCGGGTTATCCGGCGAAGAGCTGGAACGTGCGGAGCACCCAGTTGACGAGACCCCCGACGAGGAAAGCGAAAGGAATGATGAAGCCCACGATCACCAATGCTCGCTTCCACCCCTGTTCCTTGACGATGACCAGGAAATTGGCCAGGCAGGGGACAAACAGTGTGATGACGACGAGGCTGACGATAGCCTGCTGCGCCGTCAACTGTCCCTGGCGGGCGAGATCAAAGAGGCCGGCCGCTCCGTAATCCCGTCGGAGAAATCCCATGATGAAGGCGGTCGCGGCTCCGGCGGGTAACTGGAGCCAGCCGACGACCAACGGGCGCAATCCCGCTTCAATCCAGCCGATGCCGCTCCGTCCGTTGAGGGTGAGGCGATCGAGCAGAAAGAGGACAAACGTCGCCAGCAAAAACAAGGGCACGACCTCCGCCAAAAACCACTTGAGGCGATACCAGGTTTTCACGAGGACATTGGCTATCAGTGGGCGACGAATCGGCGGAATCTCGAAGATGAAATCTCCCCGCTGGCCGCCGATCAGCTTGGACGAGAGCGAACCGACGAGCACGAGTTGAGAAGCCACCACCAGCAAAACCGTCACGGCCGCTGCCGGCGTGAATCCCGAGGCCATCCCCAGAATGACGCCAAGTTGTGCCGAGCACGGGATTCCCAGCGCGAGAAGCAACGTGGCGATGAGGCGTTCCTTGGCCGTCGGCAAGATGCGGGTCGTGAGCGTGGCCATTGTGTCACAGCCCAGGCCGAGGATGAGCGGAAGAATTGCTTTCCCCGTCAGGCCCATTCTCCGCAGGACGCGATCGGCCAGAATGGCCAATCGCGGCAAATAGCCGCTGTCTTCCAGCACGCCGAAGGCGAGAAAGAAGGTCGTCACCACCGGCAAGATGATGGCGATGGCATAGGTCAATCCCATCGAAAGAAGCCCATATCGGCCCACAAGAAGATCGGCGATCAGCCCCGGTGGAATCAGCCGTTCCGCCCAGGGGATGAGATAACGCCCAAAAAGCCCGTCCTCCAAAAGCCCCACCAGGACCTGAGCCCCCAACCGCCCGACAAGCTCGTACATGAGGAAGAGAACGCCGATCAAAATAGGAATCCCGGTCATGGGCTGTCTCGTCCATCGGCCCATGAGGGCGGCGATCTGGCGATGACGATGTCGCTCGGGGTGTCCATCGGTTCGCGTGTGGTTTCGTCTGATGGCCTGCACGGTTCGATTCAGGAAATTCTCTCGCTGATGGACGATCTCTTTGCACAAGGACCGATGCAGAGCGCACTCATGGCAGGCGATGGCGTCCTGGACCTTTTGCGCTCGGGACGAGCCGATTCGCTGCTCGATGGTTTGAACGAAGCCGGCATCACCCGCTTCCATCCATTCGATGGCGAGAGGGAGGGGAACTCCTCGTACGTGCTCCAGCGGGCCGAGAATTTCCCTCATGCCGTTTTCTTCCACCCAGGGGACGCGCGGGACGGTAGCTCGTGGAAT
This window contains:
- the purE gene encoding 5-(carboxyamino)imidazole ribonucleotide mutase, translating into MKTQPVVGILMGSDSDLDVMMEAVKTLAEFGVPYEVEVASAHRSPHLVRRYVSSAERRGVKVFIVGAGGAAALPGVVAAETTLPVIGVPMPSSLSGLDSLCSIVQMPSGVPVATMAIGRAGALNAAILAVQILAAGGDARLHDKLKRFKKHLATKVAARSQEAKRRVAAEVKTVV
- a CDS encoding adenylosuccinate synthase, with amino-acid sequence MTNVAVVGAQWGDEGKGKIVDLLAERFDIIARYQGGHNAGHTVITGGQKFVLHLIPSGILHEEKVCVIGNGVVVDPVALVEEMDHLSQRGIRITPERLLLSNRAHLILPSHRAFEAVLEEQLGDRRVGTTMRGIGPAYEFKHGRRGLRVGDLLDPPRLKEKIVDHVTHINRILAAFGADTLDVASISQRYLSVAERLAPFIADTASYLNAALDRGKTILFEGAQGTMLDIDHGTYPFVTSSTATAGGVASGTGVSPLRLGAIIGVMKAYCTRVGEGPFPTELKDEIGDLLQKGGGEYGATTGRPRRCGWFDAFAVRYSMLINGYSELALTKLDVLDPLPEIKICVGYRHRGKSLSEYPESAEVLDRCQPIYETVAGWQTSTAGIVEYEHLPDRAQAYIQRLSELVGCPISLISTGAERHETIIRSGSLVETLLGRAS
- the trxA gene encoding thioredoxin — protein: MAGHLVEVTDANFRQEVLESPIPVLIDFWAEWCAPCRVLAPTVEAIAEEYQGKIKVAKMNVDDSPNTPSVYGIRGIPTLILFKDGQEKDRIIGVTSKENIVRMINAHLG
- the glgA gene encoding glycogen synthase GlgA, giving the protein MKRMRVIFASPEVTPYAKTGGLADVSAALPKALVRLGVDVSIVMPRYRQEVAGRSGHQVIADLSVPFAFGQQVVSVYRDDSRGVPVYLLDAPHYFDRPGIYGPTPAEEYPDNAERFAFFSRAVLELVRRLEAPPQVIHCNDWQTGFIPLYLREVYRGDPHIGQTATLFTIHNLAYQGLFDPHLLERFGFPREVYRTEDGVEFYGRASAMKAGIVAATALSTVSRKYAEEIQTPEYGCGLDGLLRSRRKDLVGILNGVDYDEWNPATDPYLAARYSPDDLGGKRICKADLIERFHLDPNPERPIIGCISRLVQQKGFDLIRQAASEIMNHDLALVILGTGDTDLEQFFHSLRARFPDRVGVYLGFSHELAHKIEAGADMFLMPSRYEPSGLNQMYSLKYGTVPIVRATGGLDDTIENFDPQTLRGNGFKFSEYRAEALMAKIAEALSIYARRDLWRVLMENGMRADFSWDRSAECYLELYERITRSIARTSGGGS
- the feoB gene encoding ferrous iron transport protein B, coding for MTEARERKKLILVGNPNVGKSVIFHRLTGRYAVVSNYPGTTVEISRGELRLGNVIYEVVDTPGVNSLVPQSEDERVTCELLLRESPDVIVQVADAKNIRRTLLLTCHLAELGVPMVLVLNMIDEMHDRGIDIDSEALSRLFHIPVVETIATYGHGMRQLLRAIPRATVPRVPWVEENGMREILGPLEHVRGVPLPLAIEWMEAGDAGFVQTIEQRIGSSRAQKVQDAIACHECALHRSLCKEIVHQRENFLNRTVQAIRRNHTRTDGHPERHRHRQIAALMGRWTRQPMTGIPILIGVLFLMYELVGRLGAQVLVGLLEDGLFGRYLIPWAERLIPPGLIADLLVGRYGLLSMGLTYAIAIILPVVTTFFLAFGVLEDSGYLPRLAILADRVLRRMGLTGKAILPLILGLGCDTMATLTTRILPTAKERLIATLLLALGIPCSAQLGVILGMASGFTPAAAVTVLLVVASQLVLVGSLSSKLIGGQRGDFIFEIPPIRRPLIANVLVKTWYRLKWFLAEVVPLFLLATFVLFLLDRLTLNGRSGIGWIEAGLRPLVVGWLQLPAGAATAFIMGFLRRDYGAAGLFDLARQGQLTAQQAIVSLVVITLFVPCLANFLVIVKEQGWKRALVIVGFIIPFAFLVGGLVNWVLRTFQLFAG